In Erigeron canadensis isolate Cc75 chromosome 7, C_canadensis_v1, whole genome shotgun sequence, one DNA window encodes the following:
- the LOC122609506 gene encoding receptor-like protein 43, producing the protein MNLFGSLPDFPINGSLRSLVLSNTNFSGGISDTIGNLKNLSRIELPKSNFSGQIPKSMEKLTRLAYLDLSSNNFSGEIPSFQMCKNLTHVDLSRNGLSGTIPSVHFQDLQSLVYVDLRFNAFNGSIPPSLFSLQQVQKIQLSNNNFDGLIPNFSNPSASLLDTLDLRSNRLDGEIPKSLFELGKLSILLLSLNKLSGSIRTIDFQGRLTNLTTLDLSFNNLSIVTTANLTLVNRLPNFSSLKLASCNLQMFPNLRNQSRLINLDLSNNKIEGEIPSWIWRIGNGDLSYLNLSNNRLHGNVNCAENQQNNWSKLQILDIASNNLSGKVPTESFSHWAAMMTDDLSSKKHLSFRVLPLTEFYYQDTVQVTMKGHELELVKILTIFTSIDISSNHFSGEIPTTIGRLGALYLLNVSNNEFTGPIPSYMGNLSKLESLDMSRNRLTGEIPHTLSSLTFLSSLNLSFNQLTGRIPTGSQFQTFENNSYLGNKGLCGFPLNITCTSSILPIPIYPKSSQESKKGNDWLTVFHGMGAGAGTSIVLAVLYSIYKRNTGRSRQTNLSR; encoded by the exons ATGAATCTTTTTGGTTCTTTACCGGATTTTCCCATTAATGGGTCGCTTCGAAGTTTGGTACTcagtaacacaaacttttctgGCGGGATATCTGACACTATTGGAAATCTAAAGAATCTATCGAGAATTGAGCTGCCAAAGAGTAATTTCAGTGGACAGATACCGAAGTCTATGGAAAAACTCACCCGATTGGCGTACCTAGATCTGTCATCAAACAACTTTAGTGGCGAAATCCCATCATTTCAGATGTGCAAGAATCTTACCCATGTTGACCTATCAAGGAATGGTTTATCCGGTACGATCCCTTCTGTTCActttcaagatcttcaaagtcttgTTTATGTTGATTTAAGGTTCAATGCTTTTAATGGAAGCATACCTCCATCTTTGTTTTCTCTGCAACAAGTTCAAAAGATACAGCTTTCCAATAACAATTTTGATGGTTTAATTCCTAACTTTTCTAATCCGTCTGCATCTTTATTGGATACACTTGATTTAAGAAGTAACAGACTGGACGGAGAAATTCCAAAATCTTTGTTTGAACTTGGAAAGCTAAGTATcttgttattatcattaaataaaCTAAGTGGAAGCATAAGAACCATAGATTTTCAGGGTCGCTTGACCAACCTAACGACTCTCGATCTTTCATTCAATAATTTATCCATTGTTACAACCGCAAATCTCACGCTAGTGAATCGCCTTCCAAACTTTTCTTCCTTAAAGTTGGCTTCTTGCAATCTTCAAATGTTCCCTAATCTAAGAAACCAATCGAGATTGATAAATCTTGATCTTTCTAACAACAAAATTGAAGGAGAGATACCAAGCTGGATATGGAGAATTGGAAACGGAGACCTTTCCTATCTGAACCTTTCtaataaccg GTTACATGGAAACGTGAATTGTGCTGAAAACCAACAGAATAATTGGTCAAAGCTTCAGATTCTAGACATCGCTTCCAACAATTTAAGTGGTAAAGTTCCCACTGAAAGTTTCTCGCACTGGGCAGCTATGATGACTGATGATCTATCAAGCAAGAAGCACCTTAGTTTCAGGGTGTTACCGCTTACTGAGTTCTACTATCAAGATACGGTGCAAGTCACCATGAAAGGACACGAGTTGGAGCTAGTCAAAATCCTGACCATCTTCACATCCATTGATATCTCAAGTAACCATTTTTCAGGGGAAATTCCAACCACAATTGGAAGACTCGGAGCACTTTATCTTCTCAATGTATCAAATAATGAGTTCACTGGCCCGATCCCATCATATATGGGGAATTTGAGTAAGCTAGAATCATTAGATATGTCACGAAACAGATTAACCGGAGAGATCCCACACACACTCTCAAGTCTTACATTCCTTTCTTCCCTTAACTTGTCATTCAATCAGTTAACTGGAAGAATCCCAACAGGCAGCCAATTTCAGACCTTTGAAAACAATTCTTACTTAGGAAACAAGGGATTATGCGGGTTTCCATTGAACATAACTTGTACTAGTTCAATCCTACCCATACCCATATACCCAAAAAGCTCCCAGGAATCTAAAAAAGGGAATGATTGGCTGACCGTGTTCCATGGAATGGGAGCTGGGGCAGGAACATCGATTGTTCTAGCCGTTTTGTATTCGATATACAAGAGAAATACTGGTAGAAGCAGACAAACAAACTTGTCAAGATGA